One window of the Primulina eburnea isolate SZY01 chromosome 18, ASM2296580v1, whole genome shotgun sequence genome contains the following:
- the LOC140819370 gene encoding GDSL esterase/lipase At3g48460 — MALSFTFSHPKATFLTTTITCMFLICSSQPHANPIPRRPFDATYSFGDSFTDTGNTHSATGPSGFMFVSNLPYGRTFFHRPTNRYSDGRLVIDFVAHSLSLPFLPPYLNHNADKSSGLNFAVAGSTAIIHSFFSKNNMTLNITPQSIQTQLTWFNEFLEGKGCRDSITTANQCAAVFEDSLIWVGEIGVNDYAYSLGSSVSAQTIQRLAINSVTIFLQAILEKGAKYVVVQGLPPAGCLTLSLFLSPPDSRDNFGCVGSINDQSISHNTALQAKIHLFRQKYPKSVIVYADYYNAFLKVTKNPRTYGFKELYKVCCGYGGGEYNFDYFHACGSPDSSSCTDPSEYVNWDGVHLTEAMYRVVADAFVNGTFSDPPFSYLLWKKRQSG, encoded by the exons ATCACTTGCATGTTCCTCATCTGCTCTTCTCAACCCCATGCAAATCCCATCCCGCGCCGCCCTTTCGACGCCACATACTCCTTCGGCGACTCCTTCACCGACACCGGGAACACCCACTCCGCCACCGGCCCCAGCGGCTTCATGTTCGTGTCCAACCTCCCATACGGCCGCACTTTTTTCCACCGTCCCACCAACCGATACTCCGACGGCCGCCTAGTCATCGACTTTGTCGCCCACTCCCTCTCTCTCCCGTTCTTGCCGCCGTATCTCAACCACAACGCCGATAAATCCTCCGGCTTAAACTTCGCCGTGGCCGGTTCAACCGCGATAATTCACAGTTTCTTCTCGAAAAACAACATGACGTTGAATATCACTCCCCAGTCGATCCAAACTCAGCTCACTTGGTTCAACGAGTTCTTGGAGGGCAAAGGTTGTAGAGATTCGATCACCACAGCGAACCAGTGCGCGGCGGTGTTCGAGGATTCGTTGATTTGGGTTGGTGAAATCGGAGTCAATGATTACGCTTACAGCTTGGGATCTTCTGTTTCTGCACAAACAATCCAACGACTCGCCATTAATAGTGTCACCATCTTTCTACAG GCAATCCTGGAAAAGGGAGCAAAATATGTTGTAGTTCAAGGCCTACCTCCTGCAGGATGCCTTACACTATCCTTGTTTCTGTCTCCACCGGACAGCAGAGACAATTTCGGCTGTGTTGGGAGCATAAACGATCAAAGTATCTCTCACAACACGGCCCTTCAAGCCAAAATCCATCTCTTCAGACAGAAGTACCCGAAATCTGTCATAGTTTACGCAGACTACTACAACGCGTTCCTAAAGGTGACGAAGAATCCAAGAACATATGGATTCAAGGAGCTTTACAAAGTGTGCTGTGGATATGGTGGTGGAGAGTATAATTTTGATTATTTCCACGCCTGTGGATCGCCTGACTCGAGCTCGTGCACCGACCCTTCTGAGTATGTAAACTGGGATGGGGTTCACCTCACTGAAGCCATGTATAGAGTGGTGGCGGATGCGTTTGTGAACGGAACTTTTAGTGATCCTCCATTCAGTTATCTGTTGTGGAAGAAACGGCAATCAGGATAA